One Curtobacterium herbarum genomic window carries:
- a CDS encoding phosphoglyceromutase, giving the protein MTSTLVLLRHGNSDWNQKNLFTGWVDVRLSELGEKEAKRAGSLIAESGIVPDVLYTSLLTRAIQTADIALLEADLAWLPVKRDWRLNERHYGDLQGKDKAQTLEQYGEQQFMEWRRSFDVPPPPIADDAEWSQAHDRRYADLGDQLPRTESLKLVIDRLLPYWESDITKDLGAGKTVLVTAHGNSLRALVKHLDGISDDDIAGLNIPTGIPLVYELDDDFRPTKPAYYLDPEAAAAGAAAVAAQGAKK; this is encoded by the coding sequence ATGACCTCCACGCTCGTCCTGCTCCGTCACGGCAACAGTGACTGGAACCAGAAGAACCTGTTCACCGGTTGGGTCGACGTCCGGCTCTCGGAGCTCGGCGAGAAGGAGGCGAAGCGGGCCGGCAGTCTCATCGCCGAGTCCGGCATCGTCCCCGACGTCCTGTACACGTCCCTGCTGACCCGGGCGATCCAGACCGCCGACATCGCCCTGCTCGAGGCGGACCTTGCCTGGCTGCCGGTCAAGCGCGACTGGCGTCTCAACGAGCGCCACTACGGCGACCTGCAGGGCAAGGACAAGGCGCAGACGCTCGAGCAGTACGGCGAGCAGCAGTTCATGGAGTGGCGCCGCTCGTTCGACGTCCCGCCGCCCCCCATCGCGGACGACGCCGAGTGGTCGCAGGCCCACGACCGTCGGTACGCGGACCTCGGTGACCAGCTGCCCCGGACCGAGTCCCTGAAGCTCGTCATCGACCGACTGCTGCCCTACTGGGAGTCGGACATCACGAAGGACCTCGGTGCGGGTAAGACCGTCCTGGTCACGGCGCACGGCAACTCGCTGCGGGCGCTCGTGAAGCACCTCGACGGCATCTCCGACGACGACATCGCGGGGCTCAACATCCCCACCGGCATCCCGCTCGTCTACGAACTCGACGACGACTTCCGTCCGACGAAGCCGGCGTACTACCTCGACCCGGAGGCTGCTGCCGCCGGTGCCGCGGCGGTCGCCGCCCAGGGCGCCAAGAAGTAG
- a CDS encoding AAA family ATPase, with protein MAQVAIIVNGMPGSGKSTVGAALAEVLGCPFLSKDRVKEPLADIAGPTIPSAVLGGIAMDTVWSMAGAVENGVVVDAVLLPSRDRDFLEAGLTTAGSPRVVEVWCDVDRANAEARLRERYEPGTLPIRHDVHGDLAAILAFWDEHEATAGPVGVGPVVRVQTDRPYDVGGLVQEIAAHFG; from the coding sequence ATGGCCCAGGTCGCGATCATCGTCAACGGCATGCCCGGTTCCGGCAAGAGCACGGTGGGGGCCGCCCTCGCCGAGGTGCTCGGCTGCCCCTTCCTGTCGAAGGACCGGGTGAAGGAGCCGCTGGCCGACATCGCCGGCCCGACGATCCCGTCGGCAGTGCTCGGCGGCATCGCCATGGACACGGTCTGGTCGATGGCCGGGGCGGTCGAGAACGGGGTCGTCGTCGACGCCGTCCTGCTGCCGTCCCGTGACCGGGACTTCCTGGAGGCCGGACTCACCACCGCCGGGTCGCCGCGCGTCGTCGAGGTGTGGTGCGACGTCGACCGGGCGAACGCCGAGGCTCGGCTGCGGGAGCGCTACGAACCGGGCACGCTGCCGATCCGGCACGACGTGCACGGTGACCTCGCCGCCATCCTGGCGTTCTGGGACGAGCACGAGGCCACCGCCGGACCCGTCGGCGTGGGGCCGGTCGTCCGCGTGCAGACCGATCGGCCCTACGACGTCGGCGGCCTCGTGCAGGAGATCGCCGCGCACTTCGGGTGA
- the phoU gene encoding phosphate signaling complex protein PhoU, whose translation MREVFQQELQDVQERLTEISGLVESAITRATEAFGESDVTLAEEVIADDAKIDAAASALDEVAIDILARQAPVARDLRVVVTALRVSSSLERMGDLAEHIAQLTRQRFPEKVVPKGLRHTFREMGVHDVAMAQKLTRLLATEDISLAAEIRDEDDAVDELHASVFDFVLGEAWKGGPVDTVDATLASRYHERFADHAVSIAKKVEYLATGDWAGAANVTTSPA comes from the coding sequence ATGCGCGAAGTGTTCCAGCAGGAGCTGCAGGACGTCCAAGAGCGTCTGACCGAGATCTCCGGACTCGTCGAGTCCGCGATCACCCGAGCCACCGAGGCGTTCGGCGAGTCGGACGTCACCCTCGCCGAGGAGGTGATCGCCGACGACGCGAAGATCGACGCCGCCGCGTCCGCACTCGACGAGGTCGCCATCGACATCCTCGCCCGCCAGGCACCGGTGGCCCGCGACCTCCGGGTCGTCGTCACCGCGCTCCGCGTGAGCTCGTCGCTCGAGCGGATGGGCGACCTGGCCGAGCACATCGCGCAGCTCACCCGCCAGCGGTTCCCGGAGAAGGTGGTGCCGAAGGGCCTGCGGCACACCTTCCGCGAGATGGGCGTCCACGACGTCGCGATGGCGCAGAAGCTGACGCGTCTGCTCGCCACCGAGGACATCTCCTTGGCGGCCGAGATCCGCGACGAGGACGACGCAGTCGACGAGCTGCACGCCAGCGTCTTCGACTTCGTGCTCGGCGAGGCGTGGAAGGGCGGGCCGGTCGACACGGTCGACGCGACCCTGGCCTCCCGGTACCACGAGCGGTTCGCCGACCACGCGGTCTCGATCGCGAAGAAGGTCGAGTACCTGGCCACGGGCGACTGGGCCGGCGCCGCCAACGTCACGACGTCCCCGGCCTGA
- a CDS encoding sensor histidine kinase: MDNAWLVPLSMLLGGVFGAGVVVLIITAERTARAADVAERSLPDGVAAVIATMHNPAVVVDPSNTVVAASPQALAVGLVVRRKLVHDELAALVDRVRRSGEMGSEDLELPRGGRNEVIGYLSFRAAQLGNRYVLVTADDLTESRRIDEVRRDFVANISHELKTPIGAIGLLSETLVIAADDPAHVRKFAAQLVTESERLGALTKDIIELSRLQSVDALDATEETSIDKVVQAAIDGNEVVARARGIELIRAKKSKRRVIGDPGLLQVAVSNLIANAVKYSPDNTRVGVGVRAVKGFVEIAVTDQGVGIPEADLDRVFERFYRVDPARSRATGGTGLGLAIVKHIISNHGGDVRVWSQPGKGSTFTIRIPEADPELTAALEEQMEEQPS, encoded by the coding sequence ATGGACAACGCGTGGCTCGTGCCACTGTCGATGCTCCTCGGCGGTGTGTTCGGCGCGGGCGTCGTGGTGCTGATCATCACCGCCGAGCGCACGGCACGTGCAGCCGACGTGGCGGAGCGGAGCCTGCCCGACGGGGTCGCCGCCGTGATCGCCACCATGCACAACCCGGCCGTGGTGGTCGACCCCTCGAACACGGTCGTCGCGGCGTCGCCCCAGGCGCTGGCGGTCGGCCTGGTCGTGCGCCGGAAGCTCGTGCACGACGAACTCGCCGCCCTCGTGGACCGGGTCCGACGCAGCGGCGAGATGGGGTCGGAGGACCTCGAACTCCCGCGTGGTGGGCGGAACGAGGTCATCGGCTACCTGAGCTTCCGGGCCGCGCAGCTCGGCAACCGGTACGTGCTCGTCACCGCCGACGACCTGACCGAGAGCCGCCGCATCGACGAGGTCCGTCGTGACTTCGTCGCCAACATCTCGCACGAACTGAAGACCCCGATCGGCGCGATCGGCCTGCTGTCGGAGACCCTCGTCATCGCTGCCGACGACCCGGCGCACGTCCGGAAGTTCGCCGCGCAGCTCGTCACCGAGTCCGAGCGGCTCGGCGCGCTGACCAAGGACATCATCGAGCTGTCCCGCCTGCAGTCCGTCGACGCGCTCGACGCCACCGAGGAGACCTCGATCGACAAGGTCGTCCAGGCGGCGATCGACGGCAACGAGGTCGTCGCCCGGGCCCGCGGCATCGAGCTCATCCGCGCGAAGAAGTCGAAGCGCCGTGTGATCGGTGACCCGGGCCTGCTCCAGGTCGCGGTGTCGAACCTCATCGCGAACGCCGTGAAGTACTCGCCGGACAACACTCGCGTCGGAGTCGGGGTGCGCGCCGTGAAGGGCTTCGTCGAGATCGCGGTCACCGACCAGGGCGTCGGCATCCCCGAGGCCGACCTGGACCGCGTGTTCGAACGGTTCTACCGCGTCGACCCCGCACGCTCCCGCGCCACCGGCGGCACCGGACTGGGGCTGGCGATCGTCAAGCACATCATCAGCAACCACGGCGGTGACGTCCGCGTCTGGTCGCAGCCCGGCAAGGGCTCGACCTTCACGATCCGCATCCCCGAAGCCGACCCCGAACTGACCGCAGCACTCGAAGAGCAAATGGAAGAGCAGCCATCGTGA
- a CDS encoding response regulator transcription factor, whose amino-acid sequence MTKILIVDDEPALSEPLEFLLQREGYETAVAADGVTALSKFDSENPDLVLLDLMLPGLSGTEVCRQIRTRSNVPIIMLTAKDSEVDIVVGLELGADDYVTKPYSTRELLARIRAVLRRRTEDDPGDMGILQVGGIRMDVERHTVSVDGSETPMPLKEFELLELLLRNAGRVLTRGQLIDRVWGSDYFGDTKTLDVHIKRIRSKIERVPSTPEILVTVRGLGYRIEA is encoded by the coding sequence GTGACCAAGATCCTCATCGTCGATGACGAGCCGGCCCTGAGCGAGCCCCTGGAGTTCCTGCTGCAGCGAGAGGGGTACGAGACCGCCGTCGCTGCCGACGGCGTCACCGCGCTGTCGAAGTTCGACTCCGAGAACCCGGACCTCGTCCTGCTCGACCTCATGCTGCCGGGACTGTCCGGCACCGAGGTCTGCCGGCAGATCCGCACCCGGTCGAACGTGCCGATCATCATGCTCACCGCGAAGGACTCCGAGGTGGACATCGTCGTCGGGCTCGAGCTCGGCGCCGACGACTACGTGACGAAGCCGTACTCGACGCGCGAACTCCTCGCCCGCATCCGTGCGGTGCTCCGCCGCCGCACCGAGGACGACCCGGGCGACATGGGCATCCTGCAGGTCGGCGGGATCCGGATGGACGTCGAACGCCACACCGTGAGCGTCGACGGGTCCGAGACGCCGATGCCGCTCAAGGAGTTCGAGCTCCTCGAGCTGCTGCTCCGCAACGCCGGCCGCGTGCTCACCCGCGGGCAGCTCATCGACCGGGTCTGGGGCTCCGACTACTTCGGGGACACCAAGACGCTGGACGTGCACATCAAGCGCATCCGCTCGAAGATCGAGCGGGTGCCGAGCACGCCGGAGATCCTGGTCACCGTGCGCGGGCTCGGGTACCGCATCGAGGCGTAG
- a CDS encoding DNA modification methylase, with protein MSVAVAATIALGATGCEFLSPSRTQEIRQITDGVDVSTGTIDVRNALLISDSGEDARFVGTLVNTGNDERTVTLEVDGVDQTVVVPANDTTVLADDGKHDTVDFDGVSAKPGSLVKMYFSYDGAEGASATVPVLTSAQEQYETLAPTPTPTSTPTTPSNVGTEPTGDATAPGTQSGSQSDSSQGDNGTN; from the coding sequence GTGTCCGTCGCCGTCGCTGCGACCATCGCCCTCGGTGCGACCGGCTGCGAATTCTTGTCGCCGTCCCGCACCCAGGAGATCCGTCAGATCACCGACGGCGTCGATGTGTCCACCGGCACGATCGACGTCCGGAACGCCCTGCTCATCTCCGACAGCGGCGAGGACGCCCGGTTCGTCGGCACGCTGGTGAACACCGGCAACGACGAGCGCACCGTCACGCTCGAGGTGGACGGCGTCGACCAGACCGTGGTGGTCCCGGCGAACGACACGACCGTCCTGGCGGACGACGGCAAGCACGACACGGTCGACTTCGACGGTGTCAGCGCGAAGCCCGGCTCGCTCGTGAAGATGTACTTCTCCTACGACGGTGCCGAGGGCGCCTCGGCCACGGTGCCGGTCCTCACCAGCGCGCAGGAGCAGTACGAGACGCTCGCGCCGACCCCCACCCCGACGTCCACGCCGACCACGCCGTCGAACGTCGGCACCGAGCCGACCGGCGACGCCACGGCTCCGGGCACGCAGAGCGGCTCGCAGTCGGACTCCTCCCAGGGCGACAACGGCACGAACTGA
- a CDS encoding CarD family transcriptional regulator has protein sequence MQFEVGETVVYPHHGAATISEVKTRVIKGEEKVYLKLRVTQGDLTIEVPADNVDLVGVRDVIGKEGLDKVFEVLRAPFTEEPTNWSRRYKANLEKLASGDVIKVSEVVRDLWRRDQDRGLSAGEKRMLAKARQILISELALAEKTDEDKASTVLDEVLAS, from the coding sequence ATGCAATTCGAGGTCGGCGAGACCGTCGTCTACCCCCATCACGGGGCGGCAACCATCTCTGAAGTCAAGACTCGCGTCATCAAGGGCGAGGAAAAGGTCTACCTGAAGCTTCGGGTCACGCAGGGTGACCTGACGATCGAGGTCCCGGCGGACAACGTCGACCTGGTCGGCGTCCGCGACGTGATCGGCAAGGAAGGGCTCGACAAGGTGTTCGAGGTCCTCCGGGCTCCGTTCACCGAGGAGCCCACCAACTGGTCGCGCCGCTACAAGGCGAACCTCGAGAAGCTGGCTTCGGGTGACGTCATCAAGGTGTCCGAGGTCGTCCGCGACCTCTGGCGTCGCGATCAGGACCGCGGCCTCTCCGCGGGTGAGAAGCGGATGCTGGCCAAGGCGCGCCAGATCCTCATCTCCGAGCTGGCCCTGGCCGAGAAGACCGACGAGGACAAGGCATCGACCGTCCTCGACGAGGTCCTCGCGTCCTGA
- the ispF gene encoding 2-C-methyl-D-erythritol 2,4-cyclodiphosphate synthase, with protein MAARAVVVVAAGSGTRLGIGTAKAFVPVAGERMLVRALRTVLTLAEPTLVVVVAPADRMDECRALVLDVAGAAAEYVTVVPGGADRHASVQAGLAVLPDSVATVLVHDAARCLTPASQFERVFVAVAEALAAGPGDGAAAAAAAAAAAAVSRVRGVGVVPALPVTDTVKRVAGDVVVETVDRSALVGVQTPQGFPLAALRQAYAVAEQAETDDAGVFQAAGGVVRTVPGDADAFKITTRWDLGRAEAVVAERAGTRPLDTRADPRADLRVGLGVDVHAFDPAVPCRVGTLDFPGEPGLSGHSDGDAVAHAVCDALLSAGGLGDIGGRFGTADPRFAGAAGDVFVRGAVELLRDAGLEPVRVTVQVIGNRPRIGARRDEMQDALAAAVGAPVAVSGTTTDGLGFTGRGEGLTAIATAVVRSR; from the coding sequence CTGGCAGCCCGTGCGGTCGTCGTCGTTGCGGCCGGGTCCGGCACGCGGCTCGGCATCGGCACGGCGAAGGCGTTCGTCCCGGTCGCCGGGGAACGCATGCTGGTCCGCGCGCTGCGCACGGTCCTGACGCTCGCCGAGCCGACCCTCGTGGTCGTCGTCGCGCCGGCGGACCGGATGGACGAGTGCCGTGCGCTCGTCCTGGACGTCGCCGGTGCGGCTGCGGAGTACGTCACGGTCGTGCCGGGAGGCGCGGATCGCCATGCGTCGGTCCAGGCCGGCCTGGCCGTGCTGCCGGACTCCGTCGCGACCGTGCTGGTGCACGACGCAGCGCGGTGTCTGACGCCGGCGTCGCAGTTCGAGCGGGTCTTCGTCGCGGTCGCCGAGGCGCTGGCTGCCGGACCGGGTGACGGTGCTGCTGCTGCTGCTGCTGCTGCCGCTGCCGCTGCCGTGTCGCGCGTGCGTGGTGTCGGCGTGGTGCCCGCGCTCCCCGTGACCGACACCGTCAAGCGCGTCGCCGGTGACGTCGTCGTCGAGACCGTCGACCGTTCCGCACTCGTCGGGGTCCAGACGCCCCAGGGCTTCCCGCTCGCCGCACTCCGACAGGCGTACGCGGTGGCAGAGCAGGCCGAGACCGACGACGCCGGGGTGTTCCAGGCGGCGGGCGGTGTCGTCCGCACCGTGCCGGGTGACGCCGACGCGTTCAAGATCACCACGCGGTGGGACCTCGGTCGTGCCGAGGCCGTCGTCGCGGAACGAGCCGGTACCCGCCCGCTCGACACCCGAGCCGATCCCCGGGCCGACCTGCGCGTCGGGCTCGGCGTCGACGTGCACGCGTTCGACCCGGCCGTGCCCTGCCGTGTGGGGACGCTCGACTTCCCCGGCGAGCCCGGGCTGTCGGGCCACAGCGACGGGGACGCCGTCGCCCACGCGGTCTGCGACGCCCTGCTCTCGGCCGGCGGCCTCGGCGACATCGGCGGACGCTTCGGTACGGCGGACCCGCGCTTCGCCGGAGCTGCTGGCGACGTCTTCGTGCGCGGTGCCGTCGAGCTCCTGCGGGACGCCGGTCTCGAGCCCGTCCGGGTCACAGTGCAGGTGATCGGCAACCGCCCGCGCATCGGCGCCCGTCGCGACGAGATGCAGGACGCCCTGGCGGCGGCGGTCGGCGCTCCCGTCGCGGTCTCCGGCACGACGACCGACGGCCTCGGGTTCACCGGACGGGGCGAGGGACTCACGGCGATCGCGACGGCGGTCGTCCGGTCCCGCTGA
- the cysS gene encoding cysteine--tRNA ligase, translating into MTVRLYDSRAADVVDLVPLVDGQVSIYVCGPTVQSSPHIGHLRSALVYDIWRRWLHHRGYRVTLVRNVTDIDDKVLDLAAGTDEPWWARAYRVELEFTAAYTALGILPPTYEPRATASIPQMQDIIARLIERGHAYPAADGSGDVYFDTASWPEYGALTRQRRDDMVDATDADPRGKRDARDFALWKGSKPGEPTTASWDSPWGAGRPGWHIECSAMSRRYLGPAFDIHGGGLDLRFPHHENELAQSTAAGDAFASYWLHNGLVSVGGQKMSKSLGNSIFAADFLAAARPVVVRYFLGAAHYRSTIDHHDGSLAEAEAALDRIEGFLARAAERLDGVRLPDAPAVPQGFADAMDDDLAVPQALAVLHETVRSGNAALDVDDAEALGVAYHQVAAMVEVLGIDPRAPHWSGGAHDTSAAPLAALVERLVQERADARAARDFATADRVRDDLAGAGITIEDTPSGTRWSIA; encoded by the coding sequence GTGACCGTTCGCCTGTACGACTCCCGCGCCGCCGACGTCGTCGACCTCGTGCCCCTGGTCGACGGACAGGTCAGCATCTACGTCTGCGGTCCGACGGTGCAGTCGTCGCCGCACATCGGGCACCTCCGGTCGGCGCTGGTCTACGACATCTGGCGTCGCTGGCTGCACCACCGCGGGTACCGCGTCACCCTGGTCCGGAACGTCACGGACATCGACGACAAGGTCCTCGACCTGGCCGCCGGCACCGACGAGCCCTGGTGGGCACGGGCGTACCGCGTCGAGCTCGAGTTCACGGCCGCGTACACGGCACTCGGCATCCTGCCCCCCACGTACGAGCCCCGGGCGACCGCGAGCATCCCGCAGATGCAGGACATCATCGCCCGGCTGATCGAGCGCGGGCACGCCTACCCGGCAGCGGACGGCAGCGGGGACGTCTACTTCGACACCGCGAGCTGGCCCGAGTACGGCGCCCTCACCCGGCAACGCCGCGACGACATGGTGGACGCCACCGACGCCGATCCCCGTGGCAAGCGGGACGCCCGCGACTTCGCGCTCTGGAAGGGCAGCAAGCCCGGGGAGCCGACCACCGCCAGCTGGGACTCGCCGTGGGGTGCGGGACGCCCCGGGTGGCACATCGAGTGCTCCGCGATGTCCCGGCGTTACCTCGGGCCGGCGTTCGACATCCACGGCGGCGGGCTGGACCTGCGCTTCCCGCACCACGAGAACGAACTCGCGCAGTCGACCGCTGCCGGGGACGCCTTCGCCTCGTACTGGCTGCACAACGGACTCGTCTCCGTCGGCGGTCAGAAGATGTCGAAGTCGCTCGGCAACTCGATCTTCGCCGCGGACTTCCTCGCCGCTGCACGACCGGTCGTGGTCCGCTACTTCCTCGGCGCCGCCCACTACCGGTCGACGATCGACCACCACGACGGGTCCCTGGCCGAGGCCGAAGCCGCACTCGACCGCATCGAGGGGTTCCTCGCCCGGGCTGCCGAACGCCTCGACGGGGTCCGCCTGCCCGACGCTCCGGCGGTGCCGCAGGGCTTCGCCGACGCGATGGACGACGACCTCGCGGTGCCCCAGGCGCTGGCGGTGCTGCACGAGACCGTCCGCTCCGGCAACGCCGCACTCGACGTCGACGATGCGGAAGCGCTCGGTGTCGCGTACCATCAGGTGGCTGCCATGGTCGAGGTGCTCGGCATCGACCCGCGTGCACCGCACTGGTCGGGTGGGGCGCACGACACGTCCGCAGCACCGCTCGCCGCCCTCGTCGAACGCCTCGTACAGGAGCGCGCCGACGCCAGGGCCGCTCGGGACTTCGCCACGGCCGACCGCGTCCGGGACGATCTCGCAGGCGCGGGCATCACGATCGAGGACACACCGTCCGGAACACGCTGGAGCATCGCCTGA
- the rlmB gene encoding 23S rRNA (guanosine(2251)-2'-O)-methyltransferase RlmB yields the protein MKNVSGSKKGRPGAVRAGRKGNKQVGSGGQGAQALEGRKPTPKAEDRPYHPAGKRKAAKERFEAARTRRGGSSASAPQTRTGGRPPARKTDDSELVTGRNSVLEALRTKTPSTTLYVAARIEVDDRVKEILTLANHRGVPIMEIMRPELDRITGHDSVHQGVALKVPAYEYAVSEDLVERAFSRDQVPLLVALDGITDPRNLGAIIRSTAAFGGHGVIVPQRRSVGVTASAWKTSAGAAARTPVAMAPNLTQTLKSLKSMGLFVLGLDGDGHVELDALALADRPIVIVVGSEGKGLSRLVTETCDAIVSIPISSATESLNAGIAASVTLWEVARRRRSA from the coding sequence ATGAAGAACGTCTCGGGGAGCAAGAAGGGTCGTCCGGGCGCTGTCCGTGCCGGCCGCAAGGGCAACAAGCAGGTCGGCTCCGGCGGCCAGGGTGCCCAGGCGCTCGAGGGTCGCAAGCCGACCCCGAAGGCCGAGGACCGCCCGTACCACCCGGCCGGCAAGCGCAAGGCCGCGAAGGAACGCTTCGAAGCGGCTCGCACCCGTCGCGGTGGCAGCAGTGCCTCGGCGCCACAGACCCGCACCGGCGGTCGTCCGCCGGCACGCAAGACCGACGACAGCGAGCTCGTCACCGGGCGCAACTCCGTGCTCGAGGCGCTCCGCACGAAGACGCCGTCGACGACGCTCTACGTCGCCGCCCGCATCGAGGTGGACGACCGCGTCAAGGAGATCCTGACGCTCGCCAACCACCGCGGCGTGCCGATCATGGAGATCATGCGTCCGGAGCTCGACCGCATCACGGGGCACGACAGCGTGCACCAGGGCGTCGCGCTCAAGGTCCCGGCGTACGAGTACGCCGTGTCCGAGGACCTGGTCGAGCGGGCGTTCTCCCGCGACCAGGTGCCGCTGCTGGTGGCCCTCGACGGCATCACGGACCCGCGCAACCTCGGTGCGATCATCCGTTCGACGGCAGCGTTCGGCGGCCACGGCGTCATCGTGCCGCAGCGTCGGTCGGTCGGCGTGACCGCGTCGGCGTGGAAGACCTCCGCCGGTGCCGCCGCCCGCACGCCCGTCGCGATGGCCCCGAACCTGACGCAGACCCTCAAGTCGCTGAAGTCGATGGGCCTGTTCGTGCTCGGACTCGACGGGGACGGCCACGTCGAGCTCGACGCCCTGGCACTCGCCGACCGGCCGATCGTGATCGTCGTCGGGTCCGAGGGCAAGGGCCTGTCGCGCCTGGTCACCGAGACGTGCGACGCGATCGTGTCGATCCCGATCTCCAGTGCGACGGAGTCCCTCAACGCGGGCATCGCCGCGAGCGTCACCCTGTGGGAGGTCGCTCGCCGCCGTCGCTCGGCGTAG
- a CDS encoding DUF4032 domain-containing protein yields MPDSMTITAATVDPGLLDLPWDLPLDAWPEETIVALPKGISRHLVRFVHLSGYVVAVKETSAELARSEYDMLRTLQRMDVPCVDPVAVITNRVGREGEELQPVLVTRHLRFSLPYRALYSQTLRPDTATRLVDALALLLVRLHVIGFYWGDVSLSNTLFRRDAGSFAAYLVDAETGKLYPGGLSNGQRENDLEVARVNIAGELLDLEAGGRLDENADPVDVSNRIVAQYRTLWTELTGTEQFDAAERWRINDRVERLNALGFDIEELSIRTADAGSQVRIQPKVVDAGHHQRRLLRLTGLDAEENQARRLLNDLDAYRARNGREELDEEMVAHEWVSRVFEPVVRAIPRDLRGRLEPAEVFHELLEHRWFMSQQEERSVSLPEATTAYINDVLRHRRDERTLINPPTSSIALPLDDEDVDDWRASV; encoded by the coding sequence GTGCCCGACTCCATGACCATCACCGCAGCCACCGTCGATCCCGGCCTGCTCGACCTGCCGTGGGACCTGCCGCTCGACGCCTGGCCCGAGGAGACGATCGTCGCGCTGCCGAAGGGCATCTCCCGCCACCTGGTTCGCTTCGTGCACCTCAGCGGGTACGTCGTCGCGGTGAAGGAGACCAGCGCCGAGCTGGCCCGGTCGGAGTACGACATGCTGCGGACCCTGCAGCGGATGGACGTGCCGTGCGTCGACCCGGTCGCGGTGATCACCAACCGCGTCGGCCGCGAGGGCGAGGAACTCCAGCCCGTGCTGGTCACCCGCCACCTGCGCTTCTCACTCCCCTACCGCGCGCTGTACTCGCAGACGCTGCGCCCGGACACCGCGACCCGGCTCGTGGACGCCCTCGCGCTCCTGCTCGTCCGACTGCACGTCATCGGTTTCTACTGGGGTGACGTGTCGCTGTCGAACACGCTGTTCCGGCGTGACGCGGGCTCGTTCGCGGCCTACCTGGTCGACGCCGAGACCGGCAAGCTCTACCCGGGCGGGCTGTCGAACGGGCAGCGCGAGAACGACCTCGAGGTCGCCCGGGTGAACATCGCCGGCGAGCTCCTGGACCTCGAGGCCGGCGGACGCCTCGACGAGAACGCCGACCCCGTCGACGTCTCGAACCGGATCGTGGCGCAGTACCGGACCCTCTGGACGGAACTGACCGGCACGGAGCAGTTCGACGCAGCCGAGCGGTGGCGCATCAACGACCGGGTGGAGCGGCTCAACGCCCTCGGCTTCGACATCGAGGAACTGTCGATCCGCACGGCCGACGCCGGCTCGCAGGTCCGGATCCAGCCGAAGGTCGTCGACGCCGGCCACCACCAGCGCCGACTGCTGCGCCTGACCGGTCTCGACGCCGAGGAGAACCAGGCCCGACGACTGCTCAACGACCTGGACGCGTACCGGGCGCGCAACGGTCGCGAGGAGCTCGACGAGGAGATGGTCGCCCACGAGTGGGTCTCGCGGGTGTTCGAGCCCGTCGTCCGCGCGATCCCCCGCGACCTGCGCGGTCGACTCGAGCCGGCCGAGGTGTTCCACGAGCTGCTCGAGCACCGCTGGTTCATGTCCCAGCAAGAGGAACGCTCGGTCTCGCTGCCCGAGGCCACGACCGCGTACATCAACGACGTGCTGCGGCACCGCCGGGACGAGCGCACGCTCATCAACCCGCCGACGTCGTCGATCGCGCTGCCCCTCGACGACGAGGACGTCGACGACTGGCGCGCCTCGGTCTGA